A genomic window from Streptomyces sp. HUAS YS2 includes:
- a CDS encoding TetR/AcrR family transcriptional regulator: MAGTGKASGGGRPRDLRAGMALLWGEQDQPTRGPKPSLTPRRIAAAAVALADADGLDAASMSKVGAEFGVSAMALYRYVPGKAELVELMVESVLEELPDLTVVGDGWRDRLKEWARRSLDVYRAHPWLLAATAMRRQLVGPNQLGWLDAALAALEPAGLTGPERHQVFLLVIGQVRNLAQQALDFDEDHDREWTALTGELLDRHADRFPALTRALADGAFAPTPAVDPLDFGLERVLDGVEALIARDRA; this comes from the coding sequence ATGGCCGGGACCGGCAAGGCGTCGGGCGGCGGCAGGCCGCGCGATCTGCGCGCGGGCATGGCGCTGCTGTGGGGCGAGCAGGACCAGCCCACCCGCGGCCCCAAGCCCAGCCTCACGCCGCGCCGCATCGCCGCCGCGGCGGTGGCCCTGGCCGACGCCGACGGGCTCGACGCGGCCTCCATGAGCAAGGTGGGCGCCGAGTTCGGCGTCTCGGCGATGGCGCTCTACCGCTACGTGCCGGGCAAGGCCGAACTGGTCGAGCTGATGGTCGAGTCCGTCCTGGAGGAATTGCCCGACCTCACCGTCGTCGGCGACGGCTGGCGGGACCGCCTCAAGGAGTGGGCCCGCCGGTCGCTGGACGTGTACCGGGCGCACCCCTGGCTCCTCGCGGCCACCGCGATGCGCCGTCAGCTCGTCGGGCCGAACCAGCTCGGCTGGCTGGACGCCGCCCTCGCGGCCCTCGAACCGGCCGGCCTGACCGGCCCCGAGCGGCACCAGGTCTTCCTGCTCGTGATCGGCCAGGTCCGCAATCTCGCCCAACAGGCTCTCGACTTCGACGAGGACCACGACCGCGAGTGGACCGCCCTGACCGGCGAACTCCTCGACCGGCACGCCGACCGCTTTCCGGCCCTGACCCGCGCTCTCGCGGACGGCGCGTTCGCGCCCACACCCGCCGTCGACCCGCTCGACTTCGGTCTGGAGCGCGTCCTCGACGGCGTCGAGGCCCTGATCGCCCGCGACCGCGCCTGA
- a CDS encoding alpha/beta hydrolase, whose translation MLGTVVTTSAALLAAPAAGLLGHRQVRRAALAKRLRVTAPHGIDESGFVRVGGIDQWISVRGDDRSNPVILEIHGGAGASNHVFLPRTRDWERHFTIVRWDMRGAGTTFAHGGPDGQGEFTLDRLERDAVEVTEHVRARLGVERVLLVANSFGTVLGLRLARRHPELYAAYVGTDQNIQAGGRERTAYDGLLSRLERAGKRKELATVLEMGADRTAWSAGRSAAFSKLALTTDPLSAETMKKVVMSSLWFSPLHDLRGLRDYGRAMTFSESLAPEAALVDEWAEGTAFRLPFFVFQGAADVLTPAAAAHRFFVDVTAPVKDFALIEDASHFAAFRRPERFLDLMLTRVRPVVAAG comes from the coding sequence ATGCTCGGCACCGTCGTCACCACCTCCGCCGCACTCCTCGCCGCTCCTGCCGCGGGACTGCTCGGCCACCGCCAGGTCAGGCGCGCCGCGCTCGCGAAGCGCCTGCGCGTCACCGCTCCGCACGGCATCGACGAGTCCGGCTTCGTCCGCGTCGGCGGCATCGACCAGTGGATCTCGGTCCGCGGCGACGACCGGAGCAACCCCGTGATCCTGGAGATCCACGGCGGCGCCGGAGCCTCCAACCACGTGTTCCTGCCGCGCACCCGGGACTGGGAGCGGCACTTCACGATCGTCCGGTGGGACATGCGCGGCGCGGGCACGACCTTCGCGCACGGCGGCCCGGACGGGCAGGGCGAGTTCACCCTCGACCGGCTGGAGCGCGACGCGGTCGAGGTCACCGAGCACGTGCGGGCCCGGCTGGGCGTCGAGCGGGTGCTGCTGGTCGCCAACTCGTTCGGCACCGTGCTCGGGCTGCGGCTGGCCCGCCGCCACCCGGAGCTGTACGCGGCCTACGTCGGCACCGACCAGAACATCCAGGCCGGCGGGCGTGAACGCACCGCGTATGACGGCCTGCTCTCGCGTCTGGAGCGGGCAGGGAAGCGCAAGGAACTGGCGACGGTCCTGGAGATGGGCGCGGACCGGACGGCGTGGAGCGCGGGCCGGTCGGCCGCGTTCAGCAAGCTCGCCCTCACCACGGACCCGCTCTCCGCCGAGACGATGAAGAAGGTGGTGATGAGCTCGCTGTGGTTCTCGCCGCTGCACGACCTGCGCGGGCTGCGCGACTACGGCCGGGCCATGACCTTCTCCGAGTCGCTCGCACCGGAGGCGGCGCTCGTCGACGAGTGGGCGGAGGGCACGGCGTTCCGCCTCCCGTTCTTTGTCTTCCAGGGCGCCGCGGACGTGCTCACTCCTGCCGCGGCGGCCCACCGGTTCTTCGTCGATGTGACCGCGCCGGTCAAGGACTTCGCGCTCATCGAGGACGCGAGTCACTTCGCCGCGTTCCGTCGGCCGGAGCGCTTTCTCGACCTGATGCTGACCAGGGTCCGGCCGGTCGTCGCCGCCGGATGA
- a CDS encoding DUF6113 family protein, with the protein MSAAVNGRAGRGALGTAVRVAGHLGLLALGVVVGAAGTLVQAAWFPLGLLLALLATAALFYGALRATGSQLGIAAAAVGWLVSIVLLALGRPEGDGLFAGGLGEAVFLLGGMALAVICATMSRPPASTS; encoded by the coding sequence GTGAGCGCAGCGGTGAACGGCCGGGCGGGGCGCGGCGCCCTGGGCACGGCCGTGCGGGTCGCCGGCCACCTCGGGTTGCTCGCCCTGGGAGTCGTCGTCGGCGCGGCGGGCACGCTGGTCCAAGCGGCCTGGTTCCCGCTGGGGTTGCTGCTCGCCCTGCTCGCGACCGCCGCGCTGTTCTACGGCGCCCTGCGCGCCACCGGTTCCCAGCTCGGGATCGCCGCAGCCGCCGTGGGCTGGCTGGTTTCGATCGTTCTGCTCGCCCTCGGACGCCCGGAAGGCGACGGCCTGTTCGCGGGCGGACTCGGTGAGGCGGTGTTCCTGTTGGGCGGGATGGCCCTCGCTGTGATCTGCGCCACGATGTCAAGGCCTCCGGCGTCGACGTCCTGA
- the mshB gene encoding N-acetyl-1-D-myo-inositol-2-amino-2-deoxy-alpha-D-glucopyranoside deacetylase, with translation MTDLPGRRLLLVHAHPDDESINNGATMARYAAEGAQVTLVTCTLGEEGEVIPPALAHLAPDREDRLGDHRVGELAAAMKELGVTDHRFLGGPGRFRDSGMMGVEQNHRAGAFWNTPVDDAAALLVEVIRSVRPQVLVTYDPDGGYGHPDHIQAHRVATRAAELAADPAFRPELGPAHEIAKIYWNRVPRTVAEAAFARLRAADAGFPGIAAIDDVPGVVDDALITTEIDGTDYAERKTAAMRAHATQIAVEGPYFALSNDLGQPVFTTEYYELVRGASGAPAGTREDDLFAGVES, from the coding sequence ATGACGGATCTACCGGGCCGTCGTCTGCTCCTGGTGCACGCGCACCCCGACGACGAGTCGATCAACAACGGCGCCACCATGGCCAGGTACGCGGCGGAGGGCGCCCAGGTCACCCTGGTGACCTGCACCCTCGGCGAGGAGGGCGAGGTCATCCCGCCCGCGCTCGCGCACCTCGCACCCGACCGGGAGGACCGGCTCGGCGACCACCGCGTCGGCGAACTCGCCGCCGCGATGAAGGAGCTGGGCGTCACCGACCACCGCTTCCTGGGCGGCCCCGGCCGGTTCCGCGACTCAGGGATGATGGGCGTCGAGCAGAACCACCGGGCCGGCGCGTTCTGGAACACCCCCGTCGACGACGCCGCCGCGCTCCTCGTCGAGGTGATCCGCTCCGTCCGCCCGCAGGTGCTCGTCACGTACGACCCCGACGGCGGCTACGGCCACCCCGACCACATCCAGGCCCACCGCGTCGCCACGCGCGCCGCGGAACTGGCCGCCGACCCGGCCTTCCGCCCCGAGCTCGGCCCGGCCCACGAGATCGCCAAGATCTACTGGAACCGGGTGCCGCGCACGGTCGCCGAGGCGGCCTTCGCCCGGCTCCGCGCCGCGGACGCCGGCTTCCCCGGCATCGCCGCGATCGACGACGTCCCCGGCGTGGTGGACGACGCACTGATCACCACCGAGATCGACGGCACGGACTACGCGGAGCGGAAGACGGCGGCGATGCGCGCGCACGCCACCCAGATCGCGGTCGAGGGCCCGTACTTCGCCCTCTCGAACGACCTCGGTCAGCCCGTCTTCACCACGGAGTACTACGAGTTGGTGCGCGGCGCCTCCGGTGCACCGGCGGGCACGCGCGAGGACGACCTGTTCGCGGGGGTGGAGTCGTGA
- a CDS encoding prolyl oligopeptidase family serine peptidase — translation MTVNEPSVPLSFPRQYARTQRFTLGAPRGFTVSPDGERVVFLRSPSGTRSHQLWVLDTGSGAAGRERVAADPDELLGGATEQLSAQERARRERSREGSAGIVAYAVDGAVELAAFALSGRLFTAELRAGTARELRTPGPVIDPRPSPDGRHVAYVARGALRVTGTEGEEDRALAEPEDAHTTYGLAEFVAAEEMARSRGFWWSPESDRLLVARVDDAPVARWWIADPAHPEREPERVPYPAAGTDNAEVRLFLIGLDGDRQEVVWDRRRYPYLARVHWSGNGAPLLLVQARDQRTQVYLAVDPATGTTRTVHVDEDPVWLDLHPGTPAWDPRGRLVRIVDEGGARVLAVGDRALTGAALHLRSVLDIGENDVLVAASAGTEAKDPETGEIHVYRVNELGVERVSEGPGIHSAVRGGGVTVLSSARADAPGSVARVLRDGTEVAVVASYAETPVLSARVRLTEGGARRIPCAVLLPSTYEEGDGPLPVLMDPYGGPHGQRVVAAHNPHLTSQWFADQGFAVIVADGRGAPGRSPAWEKAIAGDLTPTLDDQIEALQGLAGEFPLDLGRVGIRGWSYGGYLAAMAVLRRPDVFHAAVVGAPLSDLRLYDTHYTERYLGGTPQERPEVYEANSLVWDEGLVGAESPARPMMIIHGLADDNVVVAHSLKLSSALLAAGRPHEVLPLTGVTHMTPQEQIAENLLLLQVDFLKRSL, via the coding sequence ATGACCGTCAACGAGCCTTCCGTCCCTCTGTCGTTTCCGCGCCAGTACGCCAGGACCCAGCGCTTCACGCTCGGCGCCCCGCGCGGGTTCACGGTGTCGCCCGACGGCGAGCGCGTGGTGTTTCTGAGGTCGCCGTCCGGGACGCGGTCCCATCAGCTGTGGGTGCTGGACACCGGCAGCGGGGCGGCGGGGCGGGAGCGGGTCGCGGCCGACCCGGACGAGCTGCTCGGCGGGGCCACGGAGCAGTTGTCGGCGCAGGAGCGGGCGCGCCGGGAGCGGAGCCGCGAGGGCTCGGCGGGGATCGTGGCCTACGCGGTGGACGGGGCCGTGGAGTTGGCGGCGTTCGCACTGTCCGGGCGGCTGTTCACGGCGGAGCTGAGGGCCGGCACGGCACGCGAACTGCGCACGCCGGGACCGGTGATCGACCCGCGGCCGTCGCCGGACGGGCGGCACGTCGCGTACGTGGCGCGGGGCGCGCTGCGGGTGACGGGCACGGAGGGCGAGGAGGACCGGGCGCTGGCCGAGCCGGAGGACGCGCACACCACGTACGGCCTGGCGGAGTTCGTGGCGGCCGAGGAGATGGCGCGCTCGCGCGGGTTCTGGTGGTCGCCGGAGTCGGACCGGCTGTTGGTGGCGCGGGTCGACGATGCGCCGGTCGCACGGTGGTGGATCGCGGATCCGGCGCATCCGGAGCGGGAGCCGGAGCGGGTGCCGTACCCGGCGGCGGGCACGGACAACGCCGAGGTGCGGCTGTTCCTGATCGGCCTGGACGGGGACCGGCAGGAGGTCGTCTGGGACCGGCGCCGGTACCCGTACCTGGCGCGGGTGCACTGGTCGGGGAACGGGGCGCCGCTGCTGCTCGTCCAGGCCCGCGACCAGCGCACGCAGGTGTACCTGGCGGTGGATCCGGCGACCGGGACGACCAGGACCGTGCACGTCGACGAGGACCCGGTCTGGCTGGACCTGCACCCGGGGACGCCGGCCTGGGACCCGCGGGGGCGGCTGGTGCGGATCGTGGACGAGGGGGGCGCGCGGGTCCTGGCGGTCGGCGACAGGGCGCTGACGGGGGCGGCGCTGCACCTGCGCTCGGTGCTGGACATCGGGGAGAACGACGTCCTGGTGGCGGCCTCGGCGGGCACGGAGGCGAAGGATCCGGAGACCGGCGAGATCCACGTGTACCGCGTGAACGAGCTGGGCGTGGAGCGGGTGTCCGAGGGGCCCGGAATTCACTCGGCCGTGCGAGGCGGCGGGGTGACGGTGCTCTCGTCGGCCCGGGCGGACGCGCCGGGGAGCGTGGCGCGGGTGCTGCGGGACGGGACCGAGGTGGCGGTGGTGGCCTCGTACGCGGAGACACCGGTGTTGTCCGCCCGCGTGCGCCTGACGGAGGGGGGCGCACGGCGAATTCCGTGCGCCGTCCTGCTCCCGTCCACCTACGAGGAGGGGGACGGACCGCTCCCCGTACTCATGGATCCGTACGGCGGCCCGCACGGACAGCGGGTGGTGGCCGCGCACAATCCGCACTTGACGTCCCAGTGGTTCGCGGACCAGGGGTTCGCGGTGATCGTGGCGGACGGGCGGGGCGCGCCGGGCCGGTCGCCCGCGTGGGAGAAGGCGATCGCGGGCGATCTGACGCCCACACTGGACGACCAGATCGAGGCGCTGCAGGGCCTCGCGGGCGAGTTCCCGCTGGATCTGGGGCGGGTGGGCATCCGGGGCTGGTCGTACGGCGGCTACCTGGCGGCGATGGCGGTGCTGCGGCGGCCGGACGTCTTCCACGCGGCGGTGGTCGGCGCGCCGCTGAGCGACCTGCGGCTGTACGACACCCACTACACCGAGCGGTACCTGGGCGGGACGCCGCAGGAGCGGCCCGAGGTGTACGAGGCGAACTCGCTGGTGTGGGACGAGGGGCTGGTGGGCGCGGAGAGCCCCGCGCGGCCGATGATGATCATCCATGGGCTGGCGGACGACAATGTGGTCGTCGCCCACTCACTGAAGCTGTCCTCGGCCCTGCTGGCGGCCGGCCGGCCCCATGAGGTGCTGCCGCTGACGGGCGTGACGCACATGACCCCGCAGGAGCAGATCGCGGAGAACCTGCTGCTGCTCCAGGTGGACTTCCTGAAGCGCTCGCTGTGA
- a CDS encoding ABC transporter ATP-binding protein: MADGQGGEAILQVRGLHKHYPLMQGVVFKKQIGAVRAVDGVDFDLGAGETLGIVGESGCGKSTVAKMLVNLERPTSGSISYKGDDITKLSPKALKAVRRNIQMVFQDPYTSLNPRMTVGDIIGEPYDIHPEVAPKGDRRRRVQELLDVVGLNPEYINRYPHQFSGGQRQRIGIARGLALRPEIIVADEPVSALDVSVQAQVVNLLENLQSEFSLSYVFIAHDLSIVRHISDRVGVMYLGRIVEIGTDEQIYEHPTHPYTQALLSAVPVPDPDAREHRERIILTGDVPSPANIPSGCRFRTRCWKAQERCALEVPELAVPAVFRLTDSPAKHDSACHFAEEKHVVPGEEEGEDGAAGEGGVG, from the coding sequence ATGGCTGACGGACAGGGCGGCGAGGCGATTCTCCAGGTCCGGGGCCTGCACAAGCACTACCCGCTGATGCAGGGCGTCGTGTTCAAGAAGCAGATCGGCGCGGTCCGGGCGGTCGACGGGGTCGACTTCGACCTGGGCGCGGGGGAGACCCTGGGCATCGTGGGCGAGTCCGGCTGCGGCAAGTCGACGGTCGCGAAGATGCTGGTCAACCTGGAGCGGCCGACGTCGGGCTCGATCTCGTACAAGGGCGACGACATCACCAAGCTGTCGCCGAAGGCGCTGAAGGCGGTGCGGCGCAACATCCAGATGGTCTTCCAGGACCCGTACACCTCGCTGAACCCGCGCATGACGGTCGGCGACATCATCGGCGAGCCGTACGACATCCACCCCGAGGTGGCCCCGAAGGGCGATCGGCGGCGCCGGGTCCAGGAACTCCTGGACGTGGTCGGCCTCAACCCGGAGTACATCAACCGCTATCCGCACCAGTTCTCGGGCGGCCAGCGACAGCGCATCGGCATCGCGCGCGGGCTGGCGCTGCGGCCGGAGATCATCGTGGCGGACGAGCCGGTGTCGGCACTGGACGTCTCGGTGCAGGCGCAGGTGGTGAACCTCCTGGAGAACCTCCAGTCCGAGTTCTCGCTCTCGTACGTGTTCATCGCGCACGACCTGTCGATCGTGCGGCACATCTCGGACCGGGTGGGGGTCATGTACCTGGGCCGGATCGTGGAGATCGGCACCGACGAGCAGATCTACGAGCATCCCACGCACCCCTACACGCAGGCGCTGCTCTCGGCGGTCCCGGTCCCGGACCCGGACGCCCGCGAGCACCGGGAGCGGATCATCCTGACCGGCGACGTGCCCTCCCCGGCGAACATCCCCTCCGGCTGCCGCTTCCGCACCCGCTGCTGGAAGGCCCAGGAGCGCTGCGCCCTGGAGGTTCCGGAACTGGCGGTCCCCGCGGTCTTCCGGCTCACCGACTCCCCGGCGAAGCACGACTCGGCCTGTCACTTCGCGGAGGAGAAGCATGTGGTCCCGGGCGAGGAAGAGGGCGAGGACGGGGCCGCTGGGGAGGGCGGGGTCGGTTAA
- a CDS encoding ABC transporter ATP-binding protein: MLLEVRDLHVEFHTREGVAKAVNGVNYSVDAGETLAVLGESGSGKSVTAQAIMGILDMPPGKIAGGEIHFQGQDLLKLKEEERRKIRGAKMAMIFQDALSSLNPVLSVGEQLGEMFVVHRGMSKKDARARAVELMDRVRIPAAKERVGQYPHQFSGGMRQRIMIAMALALEPELIIADEPTTALDVTVQAQVMELLAELQRELSMGLILITHDLGVVADVADKIAVMYAGRIVEQAPVHEIYKAPAHPYTRGLLDSIPRLDQKGQELYAIKGLPPNLLAIPPGCAFNPRCPLAQAVCRTDVPPLYEVTESPVPRTSACHFWKECLHG; encoded by the coding sequence ATGCTGCTCGAAGTCCGCGACCTGCACGTGGAGTTCCACACCAGGGAAGGGGTGGCCAAGGCGGTCAACGGCGTCAACTACTCGGTGGACGCGGGCGAGACGCTGGCGGTGCTCGGCGAGTCCGGCTCCGGCAAGTCCGTCACCGCCCAGGCGATCATGGGCATCCTCGACATGCCGCCCGGGAAGATCGCCGGCGGCGAGATCCACTTCCAGGGCCAGGACCTCCTGAAGCTCAAGGAGGAGGAGCGGCGGAAGATCCGCGGCGCGAAGATGGCGATGATCTTCCAGGACGCGCTGTCCTCCCTCAACCCGGTGCTCTCCGTGGGCGAGCAGCTCGGCGAGATGTTCGTCGTCCACCGGGGGATGTCGAAGAAGGACGCCAGGGCCCGGGCCGTCGAGCTGATGGACCGGGTCCGCATCCCGGCGGCGAAGGAACGCGTCGGGCAGTACCCGCACCAGTTCTCCGGCGGCATGCGGCAGCGCATCATGATCGCGATGGCGCTGGCGCTCGAACCCGAGCTGATCATCGCGGACGAGCCGACGACGGCGCTCGACGTGACGGTGCAGGCCCAGGTGATGGAACTGCTGGCCGAGCTCCAGCGCGAACTCAGCATGGGCCTGATCCTGATCACCCACGACCTCGGCGTCGTCGCCGACGTGGCCGACAAGATCGCCGTGATGTACGCCGGCCGGATCGTCGAACAGGCCCCGGTGCACGAGATCTACAAGGCGCCCGCCCACCCGTACACCCGCGGCCTGCTGGACTCGATCCCGCGCCTCGACCAGAAGGGGCAGGAGCTGTACGCGATCAAGGGCCTGCCGCCCAACCTGCTGGCGATCCCGCCCGGCTGCGCGTTCAACCCGCGCTGTCCGCTCGCGCAGGCCGTCTGCCGGACGGACGTGCCGCCGCTGTACGAGGTGACCGAGTCGCCGGTGCCGCGCACCAGCGCCTGCCACTTCTGGAAGGAGTGCCTCCATGGCTGA
- a CDS encoding ABC transporter permease gives MPDQPEPHHPEPIESYEEGQAIAPTGAGGASDLATAEAETLEKTPGGHEGTGPDNKPRSLWSDAWRDLRRNPVFIISGLIILFLVIISIWPSLIASGDPLDCDLAKAQEGSQPGHPFGFNGQGCDVYTRTVYGARTSVSVGVLATLGVALLGGALGGLAGFFGGAWDSVLSRITDVFFAIPVVLGGLVLLSVVTSNTVWPVIGFMVLLGWPQISRIARGSVITAKENDYVHAARALGASNSRMLLRHITPNAVAPVIVVATIALGTYISLEATLSYLGVGLKPPSVSWGIDISSASQYIRNAPHMLLWPAGALAITVLAFIMLGDAVRDALDPKLR, from the coding sequence ATGCCTGACCAGCCCGAGCCGCACCACCCCGAGCCGATCGAGTCGTACGAAGAGGGCCAGGCCATCGCTCCGACCGGCGCCGGCGGCGCGTCAGACCTTGCCACGGCGGAGGCCGAGACCCTGGAGAAGACACCCGGCGGCCACGAGGGCACCGGCCCCGACAACAAGCCGCGCTCGCTGTGGTCCGACGCCTGGCGCGACCTGCGCCGCAACCCGGTCTTCATCATCTCGGGGCTGATCATCCTGTTCCTGGTGATCATCTCGATCTGGCCGTCCCTGATCGCCTCCGGCGACCCGCTCGACTGCGACCTGGCCAAGGCACAGGAGGGCTCCCAGCCGGGCCACCCCTTCGGCTTCAACGGCCAGGGCTGCGACGTGTACACGCGGACCGTCTACGGCGCCCGGACCTCCGTCTCCGTCGGTGTCCTCGCCACCCTCGGCGTGGCCCTGCTCGGCGGTGCGCTCGGCGGGCTCGCCGGGTTCTTCGGCGGCGCCTGGGACTCGGTGCTCTCCCGGATCACCGACGTCTTCTTCGCCATCCCGGTCGTCCTCGGCGGCCTCGTGCTGCTGTCCGTCGTCACCAGCAACACCGTCTGGCCGGTCATCGGCTTCATGGTGCTGCTCGGCTGGCCGCAGATCTCCCGGATCGCCCGCGGCTCCGTCATCACCGCCAAGGAGAACGACTACGTGCACGCCGCCCGGGCGCTCGGCGCGTCGAACTCGCGGATGCTGCTGCGGCACATCACGCCCAACGCGGTCGCGCCGGTGATCGTCGTCGCGACCATCGCGCTCGGCACGTACATCTCCCTGGAGGCCACCCTGTCGTACCTGGGCGTCGGGCTGAAGCCGCCCTCGGTCTCCTGGGGCATCGACATCTCCTCGGCCTCGCAGTACATCCGCAACGCCCCGCACATGCTGCTCTGGCCGGCCGGCGCGCTGGCGATCACCGTGCTCGCGTTCATCATGCTCGGCGACGCGGTGCGCGACGCCCTCGACCCGAAGCTGAGGTAG
- a CDS encoding ABC transporter permease, translated as MGRYVIRRLLQMIPVFFGATLLIFLMVNVMGDPIAGLCGDRACDPATAAQLRKEFGLDKPVWQQYLTYMGNVFTGDFGTAFNGQPVTELMGQAFPVTIRLTIVAIFFEIVIGITLGVVTGLRRGRPVDTGVLLMTLVVLSVPTFVTGLIVQLLLGVKWGWISPAVSSDAPIDELIVPGLVLASVSLAYVTRLTRTSIAENKRADYVRTATAKGLPRRRVITRHLLRNSLIPVVTFIGADIGALMGGAIVTERIFNIHGVGYQLYQGIVRQSTQTVVGFVTVLVLVFLLANLIVDLLYAVLDPRIRYA; from the coding sequence ATGGGTCGTTATGTGATCCGGCGTCTGCTGCAGATGATCCCGGTCTTCTTCGGCGCCACGCTGCTGATCTTCCTGATGGTCAACGTGATGGGCGACCCCATCGCCGGCCTCTGCGGCGACCGGGCCTGCGACCCGGCGACCGCCGCCCAGTTGCGCAAGGAGTTCGGCCTCGACAAGCCCGTGTGGCAGCAATACCTGACGTACATGGGCAACGTCTTCACCGGCGACTTCGGCACCGCCTTCAACGGACAGCCGGTGACCGAACTGATGGGCCAGGCCTTCCCGGTCACCATCCGGCTCACCATCGTCGCGATCTTCTTCGAGATCGTCATCGGCATCACCCTCGGCGTCGTCACGGGCCTGCGCCGGGGCCGGCCGGTCGACACCGGCGTCCTGCTGATGACGCTCGTCGTCCTGTCCGTCCCGACCTTCGTCACCGGCCTGATCGTCCAGCTCCTGCTCGGCGTGAAGTGGGGCTGGATCTCCCCGGCCGTCTCCTCCGACGCCCCCATCGACGAACTCATCGTCCCCGGCCTCGTCCTCGCCTCCGTCTCCCTCGCGTACGTCACCCGGCTCACCCGGACCTCGATCGCCGAGAACAAGCGCGCCGACTACGTCCGCACCGCCACGGCCAAGGGACTGCCGCGCCGCCGGGTCATCACCCGGCACCTGCTGCGCAACAGCCTCATCCCGGTGGTCACGTTCATCGGTGCCGACATCGGCGCCCTGATGGGCGGCGCGATCGTCACGGAGCGGATCTTCAACATCCACGGCGTCGGCTACCAGCTCTACCAGGGCATCGTCCGGCAGAGCACGCAGACCGTCGTCGGGTTCGTGACCGTGCTGGTGCTGGTCTTCCTGCTGGCCAACCTGATCGTCGACCTCCTGTACGCCGTACTCGACCCGAGGATCCGCTATGCCTGA